One window from the genome of Oreochromis niloticus isolate F11D_XX linkage group LG20, O_niloticus_UMD_NMBU, whole genome shotgun sequence encodes:
- the tpx2 gene encoding targeting protein for Xklp2 isoform X1 translates to MAENESGDTSERYEFDAPSHVVDFKELVNAETDDKWFEMHAAGESDHLITPSRPDQLHLTSDEPEQAMLPQTNTDGDSGPSISASPPANIVTSWGAKRHTQNDAHSKQRPDNKVPAQPRRVSKRKEMTSGPAAPPSKKCKESEQLISGLGPRRSERLNSKREHHHAAVSTSTLTEPSTSEELELERIRNLQKEVALHRKKNEASYKAALAGNPPPKKMFLSTTVPKDFHFSTDTRVKASTSCNTEKEVDFVSQLRKPSSPAKARKGATVPKPFNLSTGNKRKAEEPSAYVPMAQQIEQFQKRTPTRYHMHSRRSQERGPATAKGNHLKLTQPHSPHLMTRQRSRPTTVKCTAELEAEEAEKLANFKIKALELNRKILESAEDLKKPAVKEPTVPEGFELEIEKRLQERQATKKPQEGDEKPQNFKANPLPKKVLEGVVGLPEKKVANPTVPESPAFALKKRVRVDRKVEEVKQPSPVKAPPVPHFGLPFQPRLPENHRVEVCPFSFEQRERERKALREKKLEEKRNEEIPQFKAQPLPDFDSVVLPEKKKLEPTKPEPFRLLLDERGAVKNSRWEQMVKEEQKHQEEAAIFKARPNTVIHKEPFRPKKEPRPAVGNNSSIVVEAFELATERRAREWQEYERVTSEKEALRAHMEAEQRREEEQRQKEEIARLRQEQVHKAQPIRHYKPVAVKKSEVPLTVPESPNFSDRFRL, encoded by the exons ATGGCCGAGAACGAGTCCGGGGATACTTCGGAGCGCTACGAGTTTGATGCCCCGTCCCACGTCGTTGACTTCAAAGAACTAGTGAATGCTGAAACCGACGACAAGTGGTTTG AAATGCACGCTGCGGGAGAAAGTGATCATCTTATCACACCTTCAAGACCGGACCAGCTGCATCTGACAAGTGATGAGCCTGAGCAGGCGATGTTGcctcaaacaaacactgatggTGACTCTG GTCCCAGCATATCTGCATCTCCACCTGCAAACATTGTGACGTCCTGGGGTGCTAAACGTCATACACAGAACGACGCCCATTCAAAGCAAAGGCCAGATAATAAAGTCCCTGCACAGCCACGCAG AGTTTCAAAGCGTAAAGAGATGACCAGTGGTCCAGCTGCACCACCATCAAAGAAATGCAAAGA GAGTGAGCAGCTGATTTCCGGGCTGGGTCCCCGCAGGAGTGAGCGGCTGAATTCAAAGAGAGAACATCATCACGCAGCAGTTTCCACCTCCACACTCACAGA GCCGAGCACCTCTGAGGAGCTGGAGCTGGAGCGCATCAGGAACCTTCAGAAGGAAGTTGCTCTTCACCGGAAGAAGAATGAGGCCAGCTACAAGGCTGCTCTAGCTGGGA ATCCACCACCGAAGAAGATGTTCCTGTCTACAACTGTGCCGAAAGACTTCCACTTCAGTACAGATACTCGTGTTAAGGCATCGACTTCATGCAACACAGAGAAGGAAGTGGACTTTGTCAGTCAGCTTCGCAAACCTTCCTCCCCA GCAAAGGCTCGGAAAGGTGCCACAGTGCCCAAACCTTTCAACTTGTCAACAGGCAACAAGAGAAAGGCGGAAGAGCCGAGCGCTTATGTGCCCATGGCCCAGCAGATCGAGCAGTTCCAGAAGCGAACCCCCACCCGCTACCATATGCACAGTCGTAGAAGTCAAGAGAGAG GACCCGCCACAGCAAAGGGGAACCACCTGAAGCTCACTCAGCCTCACTCCCCACACCTGATGACTCGTCAGAGGAGCCGACCGACTACTGTTAAGTGCACTGCTGAGCTGGAGGCTGAGGAGGCGGAAAAACTTGCAAA CTTTAAAATCAAGGCGCTGGAGCTGAACAGGAAGATACTGGAGAGTGCAGAGGACCTAAAGAAGCCCGCAGTGAAGGAGCCCACCGTACCCGAAGGCTTCGAGCTGGAGATTGAAAAAAGGCTCCAGGAGAGACAGGCTACAAAGAAGCCCCAGGAGGGTGACGAAAAGCCCCAGAACTTTAAAGCCAATCCTCTGCCCAAAAAGGTTCTGGAAGGAGTTGTG GGACTGCCAGAAAAGAAAGTTGCAAATCCGACTGTTCCCGAGTCTCCTGCCTTTGCCCTCAAGAAGAGGGTTCGAGTAGACCGCAAGGTCGAGGAG GTCAAGCAGCCGTCACCAGTTAAGGCCCCCCCAGTGCCTCACTTTGGCCTGCCCTTTCAGCCCCGGCTACCTGAGAACCACCGTGTGGAGGTCTGTCCTTTCTCCTTTGAGCAGAGGGAGCGTGAAAGAAAAGCCTTGAGAGAGAAAAAGTTGGAGGAAAAGCGAAACGAAGAG ATTCCACAGTTTAAGGCCCAGCCGCTGCCTGACTTTGACAGTGTGGTCCtgccagagaagaagaagctggAGCCTACCAAGCCAGAGCCTTTTAGGCTGCTTCTGGATGAACGGGGAGCTGTGAAGAACAGCCGCTGGGAGCAGATG GTGAAAGAAGAACAGAAACATCAAGAGGAAGCAGCAATATTTAAAGCTCGGCCCAACACGGTCATTCACAAGGAGCCTTTCAGGCCCAAGAAAGAGCCCCGGCCTGCAGTGG GCAATAATTCTTCCATAGTTGTAGAGGCCTTTGAACTGGCAACAGAGCGGCGTGCCCGAGAGTGGCAGGAGTACGAGCGAGTGACCAGTGAGAAGGAGGCTCTGCGGGCACACATGGAGGCAGAGCAGAGACGAGAAGAAGAGCAGAGACAGAAGGAGGAGATTGCCCGGCTGCGACAAGAGCAG GTGCACAAAGCTCAGCCCATCAGACACTACAAACCTGTAGCTGTGAAGAAGAGCGAAGTTCCTCTTACAGTCCCGGAGTCTCCAAACTTCTCTGATCGCTTCCGCTTGTGA
- the tpx2 gene encoding targeting protein for Xklp2 isoform X2, with amino-acid sequence MAENESGDTSERYEFDAPSHVVDFKELVNAETDDKWFEMHAAGESDHLITPSRPDQLHLTSDEPEQAMLPQTNTDGDSGPSISASPPANIVTSWGAKRHTQNDAHSKQRPDNKVPAQPRRVSKRKEMTSGPAAPPSKKCKESEQLISGLGPRRSERLNSKREHHHAAVSTSTLTEPSTSEELELERIRNLQKEVALHRKKNEASYKAALAGNPPPKKMFLSTTVPKDFHFSTDTRVKASTSCNTEKEVDFVSQLRKPSSPAKARKGATVPKPFNLSTGNKRKAEEPSAYVPMAQQIEQFQKRTPTRYHMHSRRSQERGPATAKGNHLKLTQPHSPHLMTRQRSRPTTVKCTAELEAEEAEKLANFKIKALELNRKILESAEDLKKPAVKEPTVPEGFELEIEKRLQERQATKKPQEGDEKPQNFKANPLPKKVLEGVVGLPEKKVANPTVPESPAFALKKRVRVDRKVEEVKQPSPVKAPPVPHFGLPFQPRLPENHRVEVCPFSFEQRERERKALREKKLEEKRNEEIPQFKAQPLPDFDSVVLPEKKKLEPTKPEPFRLLLDERGAVKNSRWEQMVKEEQKHQEEAAIFKARPNTVIHKEPFRPKKEPRPAVVVEAFELATERRAREWQEYERVTSEKEALRAHMEAEQRREEEQRQKEEIARLRQEQVHKAQPIRHYKPVAVKKSEVPLTVPESPNFSDRFRL; translated from the exons ATGGCCGAGAACGAGTCCGGGGATACTTCGGAGCGCTACGAGTTTGATGCCCCGTCCCACGTCGTTGACTTCAAAGAACTAGTGAATGCTGAAACCGACGACAAGTGGTTTG AAATGCACGCTGCGGGAGAAAGTGATCATCTTATCACACCTTCAAGACCGGACCAGCTGCATCTGACAAGTGATGAGCCTGAGCAGGCGATGTTGcctcaaacaaacactgatggTGACTCTG GTCCCAGCATATCTGCATCTCCACCTGCAAACATTGTGACGTCCTGGGGTGCTAAACGTCATACACAGAACGACGCCCATTCAAAGCAAAGGCCAGATAATAAAGTCCCTGCACAGCCACGCAG AGTTTCAAAGCGTAAAGAGATGACCAGTGGTCCAGCTGCACCACCATCAAAGAAATGCAAAGA GAGTGAGCAGCTGATTTCCGGGCTGGGTCCCCGCAGGAGTGAGCGGCTGAATTCAAAGAGAGAACATCATCACGCAGCAGTTTCCACCTCCACACTCACAGA GCCGAGCACCTCTGAGGAGCTGGAGCTGGAGCGCATCAGGAACCTTCAGAAGGAAGTTGCTCTTCACCGGAAGAAGAATGAGGCCAGCTACAAGGCTGCTCTAGCTGGGA ATCCACCACCGAAGAAGATGTTCCTGTCTACAACTGTGCCGAAAGACTTCCACTTCAGTACAGATACTCGTGTTAAGGCATCGACTTCATGCAACACAGAGAAGGAAGTGGACTTTGTCAGTCAGCTTCGCAAACCTTCCTCCCCA GCAAAGGCTCGGAAAGGTGCCACAGTGCCCAAACCTTTCAACTTGTCAACAGGCAACAAGAGAAAGGCGGAAGAGCCGAGCGCTTATGTGCCCATGGCCCAGCAGATCGAGCAGTTCCAGAAGCGAACCCCCACCCGCTACCATATGCACAGTCGTAGAAGTCAAGAGAGAG GACCCGCCACAGCAAAGGGGAACCACCTGAAGCTCACTCAGCCTCACTCCCCACACCTGATGACTCGTCAGAGGAGCCGACCGACTACTGTTAAGTGCACTGCTGAGCTGGAGGCTGAGGAGGCGGAAAAACTTGCAAA CTTTAAAATCAAGGCGCTGGAGCTGAACAGGAAGATACTGGAGAGTGCAGAGGACCTAAAGAAGCCCGCAGTGAAGGAGCCCACCGTACCCGAAGGCTTCGAGCTGGAGATTGAAAAAAGGCTCCAGGAGAGACAGGCTACAAAGAAGCCCCAGGAGGGTGACGAAAAGCCCCAGAACTTTAAAGCCAATCCTCTGCCCAAAAAGGTTCTGGAAGGAGTTGTG GGACTGCCAGAAAAGAAAGTTGCAAATCCGACTGTTCCCGAGTCTCCTGCCTTTGCCCTCAAGAAGAGGGTTCGAGTAGACCGCAAGGTCGAGGAG GTCAAGCAGCCGTCACCAGTTAAGGCCCCCCCAGTGCCTCACTTTGGCCTGCCCTTTCAGCCCCGGCTACCTGAGAACCACCGTGTGGAGGTCTGTCCTTTCTCCTTTGAGCAGAGGGAGCGTGAAAGAAAAGCCTTGAGAGAGAAAAAGTTGGAGGAAAAGCGAAACGAAGAG ATTCCACAGTTTAAGGCCCAGCCGCTGCCTGACTTTGACAGTGTGGTCCtgccagagaagaagaagctggAGCCTACCAAGCCAGAGCCTTTTAGGCTGCTTCTGGATGAACGGGGAGCTGTGAAGAACAGCCGCTGGGAGCAGATG GTGAAAGAAGAACAGAAACATCAAGAGGAAGCAGCAATATTTAAAGCTCGGCCCAACACGGTCATTCACAAGGAGCCTTTCAGGCCCAAGAAAGAGCCCCGGCCTGCAGTGG TTGTAGAGGCCTTTGAACTGGCAACAGAGCGGCGTGCCCGAGAGTGGCAGGAGTACGAGCGAGTGACCAGTGAGAAGGAGGCTCTGCGGGCACACATGGAGGCAGAGCAGAGACGAGAAGAAGAGCAGAGACAGAAGGAGGAGATTGCCCGGCTGCGACAAGAGCAG GTGCACAAAGCTCAGCCCATCAGACACTACAAACCTGTAGCTGTGAAGAAGAGCGAAGTTCCTCTTACAGTCCCGGAGTCTCCAAACTTCTCTGATCGCTTCCGCTTGTGA